AGGAGGGGGTTTTTACCGGCAGGTATGCCGTTAATCCGCTGACCCGGGAAAGGGTGCCGGTATACATTGCCGATTTTGTGCTGGCAGGTTATGGAACCGGAATGGTGATGGCGGTGCCGGCACATGATCAGCGGGATTTTGAGTTTGCCCGTAAATACGGGCTGCCAATCAGGGTGGTGATTGAGCCCAAGGGAGAAAGGCTGGACCCGGCGCGTATGACCGCCGCCTATACCGAGCCGGGCGTGATGGTGAATTCCGGGCAGTTTGACGGGCTCTGGTCTGAGGAGGGAATTGAGCGGGTGATTGAGTATCTGGAGCGGCACGGGCTGGGCCGGCGGAAGGTGCAGTACCGGCTCAAAGACTGGCTCATTTCCCGGCAGCGTTACTGGGGGACGCCGATTCCGATGATTCACTGTGAGCATTGCGGGATCGTGCCGGTGCCGGATGAGCAGTTGCCGGTGCTGCTGCCACCGGAGGTGAAGGATTACAAGCCTAAGGGAAAGTCGGTGCTTGCCGGAGTGGAGGAGTTTATCAATACCACCTGTCCGAAATGCGGTGGCCCGGCGCAGCGCGATCCGGATACGATGGACACCTTTGTTGATTCCTCCTGGTACCACCTGCGCTACACCGATCCCCGTAACGACCGGCTGCCGTTTGCCCGGGAGAAGGCAGACAAGTGGCTGCCGATTGATGAGTATATCGGCGGGATTGAGCATGCCTGCGGCCATCTGATTTTCTTCCGCTTCTTTACCCGGGTGCTGGCAGATATGGGGATGCTCTCGGTGCGGGAGCCGTGCCGGGTGCTGAGGACGCAGGGGATGGTTTCACTTGAGGGCAAAACGATGTCCTCCTCGAAAAAGCACGGGGTGTGGGTCGGTCCCTTCGTTGAGGAGCATGGTGCCGACTGTGCCCGGCTGGCGGTGCTTTTTGCCGCACCACCGGAAAAGCCGATGGAGTGGACGAACGAACTGGTAACCGGGGTGAAGCGGTTTCTTGCCCGGGTTTGGCGGTTGTATGAGGAGTGCCGGGAGTCGGGTGTTTTTGATCCGGCGGCAATTCCCGAGAGGCTCGAACCGGCGGAGTTTTCTGATGAGGAGCGGGAGCTGTATATCTATCTCAATCAGACCCATCAGAAGGTGCTTAAGGATGCAGAGGCGTTTCAGTTTAATACCGCAATCAGTGCGCTGATGGAGTTTCTCAACCGGCTCTACAGTTTTTCAGAGCGCCGGTCGCCGGTTTTCGGCTTTGCCCTGAAGCGGTTTATCTATCTGCTGGCGCCATTTGCGCCCCACCTTGCCGAGGAGCTGTGGCACTGGTTCCATCCGGACCGGGGTTCAATTTTCAATGAGCGGATACCGGCATATGACGAGCAATTTCTGGTATTTGATACCATTGAGATACCGGTTCAGATTAACGGGAAGCTGCGGGCAAGGGTTATGGTGAAGCGGGGAAGCTCAGAGGCTGAGGTGCGGTCAGCAGTGTTTGCCAGTCCGGCGGTTATGAATTACATTCAGGGGGATGAGGTGGACCGGTTCATCTATGTGCCGGACCGGCTGGTGAATATCGTAGTGAAGAGGCGGTCGGGATAGTCGTTATAGAAGGAGGTAATGATGAGAGGGATATTTCTGGTGCTGGTGCTGCTCGGCGGAGTACTGCTGGGCTATCTGATATTTTACTTTGCTCAGGCACGGCGCCAGCAGGTTGATGTCCTGCCCGATTTTGAGGCGGGAACCGATTCGATCCGGGCCTATATCACTCGGATTGAGGAGCTGGAAAGGCAGGCAAAAGGGGTCCGCAGCCGGATTGCCAGCGCACCTTTAACTGAACGGATAATCCGGGAGCGGGAGCTGGCGGTGCTTGAGGATAAAATCCGGGAGCTGAAGCTGGCAGTGGAACAGTGGCGCCAGGCAAGGACCAAAAAGAGTGCCAATGATCTTTACCGCAAGTGTATCATGATTTACGGTCGGGCAAGCGGGATCTGCGAACTTCTGGTTTCTGATACTCTCCCCGAACCAAGACCGGTGAAGTAGTTTGGACCGGATTTTAATCCTTGACTTCGGCTCGCAGTATACCCAGCTGATCTGCCGGCGGGTCCGCGAGCTCGGGGTCTACGCCGAAATTGTATCCTTCAATGTTGCCCCTTCAGAAATTTTATCAAGGGGTGCACGCGGGCTTATTCTTTCCGGCGGTCCGGCAAGCGTCAGCGATCACCGGGCACCCAAGCCGGATCCGGGAATTTTTCGTCTGGGGGTCCCGATCCTGGGGATCTGCTACGGGATGCAGGTGACCGCCCAGCTGCTTGGCGGCAGAATCGGGTCCGAGCTGCGGGAATACGGACCCAGCCGGTTTGTCCGGAGCCGGCGGTCACCGCTCTTTGATGGTTTGCCCGCCAGTTTTCCGGTCTGGATGAGTCATGGTGATTCAGTGCGCCGGCTGCCCGCTGGTTTCGCAGCGCTGGGCGATACCAGCTCGGGCGCTGTGGCAGCGATGGCGGACGAAAGCCGGCAGATTTACGGGGTGCAGTTTCATCCCGAAGTTGAGCATACACCGCTGGGGAAAGATATCCTGGCGAATTTTCTGTTCAAAATCTGCGGGTGCCGGCGCAGCTGGACGATGAAAAACTTTATTGAGGAGCAGAGTGCATTAATCCGCCAGCAGGTGGGCCGGGAGCGGGTGCTGTGTGCGGTTTCGGGCGGAGTGGATTCAACGGTAATGGCGGTTCTGCTCTATCGTGTGCTCGGCCGCCGGCTGATTGCGGTGTTTGTGGACACGGGGTTGTTGCGCCTTGGAGAGGCGGAGGCGGTGCCCAGAATGCTTAAAAAGTTTCTGCCGGTGCGCGTGTTTGATGCCCGGAGGCAATTTCTGAGCAGTCTGGAGGGTGTCGTTGCTCCGGAACGGAAGCGCCGGATCATTGGCCGGGAATTCATCCGGGTTTTTGAAGCGGTGGCAGAAGAGGTGGGTGGAATCCGGTTTCTGGCTCAGGGGACGCTGTATCCGGATTTGATTGAATCCCGCTCCGCCCGGGGCGGTCCGTCAGCCACGATCAAGACCCATCACAATGTCGGTGGTCTGCCCGCAGACCTCAGGTTTGAACTGATTGAACCGCTCAAGGAGCTGTTCAAGGATGAGGTGCGGAAGCTGGGGCAGGCGCTGGGGATTCCCGGTTCCATTCTCAACCGTCATCCCTTTCCCGGTCCGGGTCTGGCGGTGCGGATCATTGGCAGGATTACTCCGGAGCGGCTGGAAATGGTACGCCAGGCGGATCATATTTTCATCAGCGAGCTGAAGAGATCCGGCTGGTATCATCGGGTCTGGCAGGCGCTGGCGGTACTGCTGCCGGTGCGGTCGGTCGGAGTGATGGGTGATGAGCGGACCTATGAGCATGTGGTGGCACTGCGGGCAGTGACCTCAACCGACGCCATGACCGCCGACTGGGCACGATTGCCTGAGGAGCTGCTTGCCCGGATCGCCCGGCGGATCACTAATGAGGTCCGCGGTGTTAACCGGGTTGTTTATGATATTTCATCCAAACCGCCGGCAACAATTGAATGGGAATGATGCTATTCGTCCGGCAGGGCGCGGATTGAGTCAATATATGCCTGAGTCAGTCCGGTGGAGTCGGTAACCATCCAGACCGCCCGCTGGACCATGCCCAGGTTTTCGCTGATCCGCTTGTGCCGGACCATTTCCGCCAGCTGCCGCAGTTCCGGATTATCAGTCAGGGGACCGAGGGTGAAGGTATCGCTTTCTGCCGGAATGAGCCGGCGTCGGTTACAGCAGAAGACCCCGAGTACGACGGTGGTGTTATTGGTGCTGAAGGTGACCGGATGGTCCTTAAGCATAATCATGTGCTGAGTGGAGTTCCTGCTGGAGGTAAAGAGCAGACCTCCGGGCAGAGTGTCAGACGCATAGGCAGAGTTGTTCGCCCGGGCAACAAGTGCCAGCGAGTAGAGTCCATTAGGACTGAAATGATGCCGGTCACCAGCGATGGCGATGAGTGTAATTCCGGGATTGAGGCTGAAGGGACTGCCGGTGGGTTCAAAGTCGGTCGGGATCAGGAGTTCGTCGCAGGCAGTAAACAGCAGGATGAGAGCGAGAATCAGCCGGCGGGATGCAGCGGCGGTTGCGGACATGTTTCGGTCAGGGGAGGTTTTGAAGCTTAACCCGGGTTGAGTCGGTAAGCCCTTCGCCATCGGTGATTTCAAACAACGCCTCCTGTGCCAGCTCTACCGCCTCTTCGTAATCAAGGTGCTTGTCTTTCAGGAGTTCAAAAAGCTCATTCAGCTCCCGCTCCCAGACCTGAATCGCAATTTCATAAAAGGATTCATCATCCGGTTCGTCTAGGTTTTCGTTCGCACAATAGGTCGGTAAAAGAACGGTTGTGTCCTGCTCCGGCGGCACCGAGAAGGAAAACTGCTGTAAAAGCATCATATACTGATACTCCGGGCTGTTGGGCGAAAAAACCAGACCTGCCGGCATGATAACCGGGATGCGCCGGGTGGTGTTATTAAGCACCGAAAGCTCAAGGGGCAGAAACGAACTCGGGATCTCCGAGTCGGCACCGGTAATATACCGGAGCTCAAGTCCGGCAGGCAGTTCGTAGGGTTTGCCGCCGATCGGCTCAAATGCACCCCGTTCCCATTGACGTTCGGGCAGACGGTCGCAGACACCGGCAAGGGAGGTTAAAAGCACCAGGAAAACCAGCAGGTGGCGGTTCACAGTAAATAAATAGCCGGTTACAGTCAAAAGTCAAGCAGCGAGCTGTTTGAGCCGGCAAAGTTCTGATTTCCCCAATAAATTAGAGTCATACGAAGTGCCAGATTTCACATTTTTACACCGGCTCACAATGGCCGTTTTTGGCAAGTTAGAGCTACGCCGAAAGTTATGAAATGATGCCGGTTTGAACTGTCCGCAACCGGGGTGGCAGTTCCCGGCAGGGTATCGGTTTCTGCTGGCGAATGATCTTTAAGATACTGGCGGCTTGCGGGGCAGTTACCCTGGTCCTTTGTCAGCTGGGGTCACAAAGCCAAGGACAATCAGCTGTTCATTGATGCGATAGGTGGTGACTTTGATCTGCAGGCGGCGAATCGTGCCATCCCGCATCAGCCCGTCAAACTGATACTCATTGGGTGCCGGTTTGCCCTCCTTCCGCGCCTGGAGATATCC
This is a stretch of genomic DNA from candidate division WOR-3 bacterium. It encodes these proteins:
- the guaA gene encoding glutamine-hydrolyzing GMP synthase, which codes for MDRILILDFGSQYTQLICRRVRELGVYAEIVSFNVAPSEILSRGARGLILSGGPASVSDHRAPKPDPGIFRLGVPILGICYGMQVTAQLLGGRIGSELREYGPSRFVRSRRSPLFDGLPASFPVWMSHGDSVRRLPAGFAALGDTSSGAVAAMADESRQIYGVQFHPEVEHTPLGKDILANFLFKICGCRRSWTMKNFIEEQSALIRQQVGRERVLCAVSGGVDSTVMAVLLYRVLGRRLIAVFVDTGLLRLGEAEAVPRMLKKFLPVRVFDARRQFLSSLEGVVAPERKRRIIGREFIRVFEAVAEEVGGIRFLAQGTLYPDLIESRSARGGPSATIKTHHNVGGLPADLRFELIEPLKELFKDEVRKLGQALGIPGSILNRHPFPGPGLAVRIIGRITPERLEMVRQADHIFISELKRSGWYHRVWQALAVLLPVRSVGVMGDERTYEHVVALRAVTSTDAMTADWARLPEELLARIARRITNEVRGVNRVVYDISSKPPATIEWE
- the leuS gene encoding leucine--tRNA ligase, encoding MVMSDYPVREIERRWQLFWEEKGVFKTSSDPKNKYYVLVMFLYPSGDMHMGHARNYTIGDCICRLRKMQGYDVLHPFGWDAFGLPAENAAIEHNIPPWVWTFDSINLCKRNLKLLGIGYDWDREVTTCLPEYYRWNQWLFIRFYERGLAYRKEAYVNWCPRCQTVLANEQVVEGRCYRSSCATPIEKKKLTQWFFRITQYAEELLKGIDELTGWPESVRTMQRNWIGRSEGVEVDFELEDGTKVPVFTTRPDTLYGVTFLALAPDAPLAETIAKGTAQEGAVREFCERVLLEPEFVRIAADRQKEGVFTGRYAVNPLTRERVPVYIADFVLAGYGTGMVMAVPAHDQRDFEFARKYGLPIRVVIEPKGERLDPARMTAAYTEPGVMVNSGQFDGLWSEEGIERVIEYLERHGLGRRKVQYRLKDWLISRQRYWGTPIPMIHCEHCGIVPVPDEQLPVLLPPEVKDYKPKGKSVLAGVEEFINTTCPKCGGPAQRDPDTMDTFVDSSWYHLRYTDPRNDRLPFAREKADKWLPIDEYIGGIEHACGHLIFFRFFTRVLADMGMLSVREPCRVLRTQGMVSLEGKTMSSSKKHGVWVGPFVEEHGADCARLAVLFAAPPEKPMEWTNELVTGVKRFLARVWRLYEECRESGVFDPAAIPERLEPAEFSDEERELYIYLNQTHQKVLKDAEAFQFNTAISALMEFLNRLYSFSERRSPVFGFALKRFIYLLAPFAPHLAEELWHWFHPDRGSIFNERIPAYDEQFLVFDTIEIPVQINGKLRARVMVKRGSSEAEVRSAVFASPAVMNYIQGDEVDRFIYVPDRLVNIVVKRRSG